A window of Notolabrus celidotus isolate fNotCel1 chromosome 11, fNotCel1.pri, whole genome shotgun sequence contains these coding sequences:
- the LOC117821644 gene encoding golgin subfamily A member 6-like protein 7 isoform X1, which yields MPKQSQKTTKVPKRKPRHQEEPIDVSTLHLDLKKHDEVLNEKEFTARNPQDQGDQEEPCNSTGDETPVLDAELIESIKRMPKKLLQEEYLELMKDYIITKGKLEAFDADIQGQQVIVNLTAERDTLKKKMKEINIQKGEAIKKQEKLLEEMDELKQKLSPQECPSQENPVLKNTLKNIQEEFKNKLIQEVQGTLRVSNQEFSERYQTEVATFRHQAEILNSELEREVQANADRMVEDQQFIKNLQVELNAQHREMAETNISLQNTLDKEKDHMREIEELRIQLNSHKQLLKEHEELKEEQKTTKEKFDAELQLEKQKYMLLQKEHKSHKAMDDQQDQMNLTAEKEDLIKSMSEKEEEDREITEAVKVQEEAEDSEEQIPKQESSITEGPAIQLQEGPEDSEITSAETSESSATTLTPQEEPQDLTGVTEIAPQVKPSSWKRFRHFIGLRKPKSWKKKKKEPTITPQPHPSDP from the exons ATGCCGAAACAATCGCAGAAAACCACCAAGGTTCCTAAACGCAAACCAAGACATCAGGAGGAACCCATCGATGTTTCAACACTTCATCtggacttaaaaaaacatgatgaagtCTT GAATGAAAAGGAGTTCACTGCACGAAATCCACAGGACCAAGGGGACCAAGAGGAGCCGTGTAATTCCACTGGTGATGAAACTCCTGTCCTAGACGCTGAGTTGATTGAGTCCATCAAGAGAATGCCAAAAAAGCTACTTCAAGAGGAGTATCTGGAGCTGATGAAGGACTATATCATCACCAAGGGGAAGCTGGAAGCTTTTGACGCTGATATCCAAGGCCAGCAAGTTATCGTCAACCTAACGGCTGAACGGGATACcctcaaaaagaaaatgaaagagatcAACATCCAGAAGGGAGAGGCCATCAAGAAGCAGGAGAAACTCTTGGAGGAGATGGAtgagctgaaacagaaactcAGCCCCCAGGAATGTCCTTCCCAAGAGAACCCGGTGCTGAAGAACACGCTCAAAAACATCCAGGAGGAGTTCAAAAACAAGCTCATCCAAGAggttcagggcacccttagagtcTCAAACCAAGAGTTCAGTGAGAGGTATCAAACAGAGGTCGCCACTTTCAGACATCAGGCTGAGATACTTAATAGTGAGCTGGAGAGGGAAGTCCAGGCAAATGCAGACAGGATGGTGGAAGACCAGCAATTCATCAAGAACTTACAAGTGGAACTGAACGCCCAGCATAGAGAAATGGCAGAAACCAACATCTCCCTGCAAAACACCCTGGACAAGGAGAAAGATCAcatgagagagatagaggagttGAGAATTCAGCTCAACTCTCACAAACAACTTCTGAAAGAACATGAGGAGctgaaagaggaacaaaaaaccACCAAGGAGAAGTTTGACGCTGAGCTTCAGctagaaaaacagaaatatatgcTTCTCCAAAAAGAACACAAGAGCCACAAGGCAATGGACGACCAACAAGACCAGATGAACCTGACAGCTGAGAAGGAAGACCTGATTAAGAGTATGAgtgagaaggaggaagaagatagAGAGATTACTGAAGCTGTCAAAGTCCAAGAGGAGGCTGAGGACTCAGAGGAGCAGATCCCCAAGCAGGAGTCGTCTATCACTGAGGGACCAGCCATCCAACTCCAGGAGGGGCCTGAGGACTCAGAGATCACCAGTGCTGAGACTTCTGAATCAAGTGCAACAACCCTCACCCCCCAGGAAGAGCCCCAAGATTTGACTGGAGTCACTGAGATAGCGCCTCAAGTCAAACCTTCATCCTGGAAAAGGTTTCGACATTTTATTGGATTGAGGAAGCCAAAGtcctggaagaagaagaagaaagagcctACAATAACTCCTCAGCCCCATCCCTCTGACCCCTAA
- the LOC117821644 gene encoding cilia- and flagella-associated protein 58-like isoform X2 yields the protein MPKQSQKTTKVPKRKPRHQEEPIDVSTLHLDLKKHDEVLNEKEFTARNPQDQGDQEEPCNSTGDETPVLDAELIESIKRMPKKLLQEEYLELMKDYIITKGKLEAFDADIQGQQVIVNLTAERDTLKKKMKEINIQKGEAIKKQEKLLEEMDELKQKLSPQECPSQENPVLKNTLKNIQEEFKNKLIQEVQGTLRVSNQEFSERYQTEVATFRHQAEILNSELEREVQANADRMVEDQQFIKNLQVELNAQHREMAETNISLQNTLDKEKDHMREIEELRIQLNSHKQLLKEHEELKEEQKTTKEKFDAELQLEKQKYMLLQKEHKSHKAMDDQQDQMNLTAEKEDLIKSMSEKEEEDREITEAVKLQEGPEDSEITSAETSESSATTLTPQEEPQDLTGVTEIAPQVKPSSWKRFRHFIGLRKPKSWKKKKKEPTITPQPHPSDP from the exons ATGCCGAAACAATCGCAGAAAACCACCAAGGTTCCTAAACGCAAACCAAGACATCAGGAGGAACCCATCGATGTTTCAACACTTCATCtggacttaaaaaaacatgatgaagtCTT GAATGAAAAGGAGTTCACTGCACGAAATCCACAGGACCAAGGGGACCAAGAGGAGCCGTGTAATTCCACTGGTGATGAAACTCCTGTCCTAGACGCTGAGTTGATTGAGTCCATCAAGAGAATGCCAAAAAAGCTACTTCAAGAGGAGTATCTGGAGCTGATGAAGGACTATATCATCACCAAGGGGAAGCTGGAAGCTTTTGACGCTGATATCCAAGGCCAGCAAGTTATCGTCAACCTAACGGCTGAACGGGATACcctcaaaaagaaaatgaaagagatcAACATCCAGAAGGGAGAGGCCATCAAGAAGCAGGAGAAACTCTTGGAGGAGATGGAtgagctgaaacagaaactcAGCCCCCAGGAATGTCCTTCCCAAGAGAACCCGGTGCTGAAGAACACGCTCAAAAACATCCAGGAGGAGTTCAAAAACAAGCTCATCCAAGAggttcagggcacccttagagtcTCAAACCAAGAGTTCAGTGAGAGGTATCAAACAGAGGTCGCCACTTTCAGACATCAGGCTGAGATACTTAATAGTGAGCTGGAGAGGGAAGTCCAGGCAAATGCAGACAGGATGGTGGAAGACCAGCAATTCATCAAGAACTTACAAGTGGAACTGAACGCCCAGCATAGAGAAATGGCAGAAACCAACATCTCCCTGCAAAACACCCTGGACAAGGAGAAAGATCAcatgagagagatagaggagttGAGAATTCAGCTCAACTCTCACAAACAACTTCTGAAAGAACATGAGGAGctgaaagaggaacaaaaaaccACCAAGGAGAAGTTTGACGCTGAGCTTCAGctagaaaaacagaaatatatgcTTCTCCAAAAAGAACACAAGAGCCACAAGGCAATGGACGACCAACAAGACCAGATGAACCTGACAGCTGAGAAGGAAGACCTGATTAAGAGTATGAgtgagaaggaggaagaagatagAGAGATTACTGAAGCTGTCAAA CTCCAGGAGGGGCCTGAGGACTCAGAGATCACCAGTGCTGAGACTTCTGAATCAAGTGCAACAACCCTCACCCCCCAGGAAGAGCCCCAAGATTTGACTGGAGTCACTGAGATAGCGCCTCAAGTCAAACCTTCATCCTGGAAAAGGTTTCGACATTTTATTGGATTGAGGAAGCCAAAGtcctggaagaagaagaagaaagagcctACAATAACTCCTCAGCCCCATCCCTCTGACCCCTAA
- the ifrd2 gene encoding interferon-related developmental regulator 2, translating into MPRSKKGKRGSSKPGIKNGVKGEMGGSDDEMTSDVLSHYSSTSETASVMDEGTGGEQVDEQTAQEETEDKLKQCIDNLMDKSTKTRLAGLESLRQAFSSRLLYDFLTERRLTVSDCLERSLKKGSGEEQAASATLFTLLCIQLGGGDEAEEGFKMLRPILTAILMDNTASIAARQSCARALGMCCYVSAAEDGEDLIKSLALLESIFMSSYPNREGMLPTPKLGSPGLHCAALQAWSLLVTLCPASRLTVLLGLHLPKLQACLESSDVNYRIAVGETIALLVELGRDIDEEFEVDDSESLCQCLKSLATDGNKHRAKNDRRKQRSIFREVLHYIENEDFTEEKIRFGVESVYIDSWMRRRIYDAFKEILESGVRHHLQFNPLLRDIFGLGAPLILDTGVKVNKISRFEKHLFNSAAFKARTKQRNKVRDKRADVM; encoded by the exons GTATTAAAAATGGGGTGAAAGGAGAGATGGGTGGCAGCGATGACGAGATGACGTCGGATGTTCTCAGCCACTACAGCAGCACCAGTGAAACCGCCTCTGTGATGGACGAGGGCACAG GAGGTGAGCAGGTGGATGAGCAGACTGCCCAGGAGGAGACAGAAGACAAGCTGAAGCAGTGTATAGACAACCTGATGGATAAAAG CACAAAGACACGTTTAGCAGGTCTGGAGTCGTTGCGTCAGGCCTTCTCCTCCAGACTGCTCTACGACTTCCTGACTGAAAGACGCCTCACTGTCAGCGACTGTCTGGAGAGAAGCCTGAAGAAAG GCAGCGGAGAAGAGCAGGCAGCGTCCGCCACACTCTTCACTCTGCTCTGTATCCAGCTGGGGGGCGGAGATGAGGCAGAGGAGGGCTTCAAGATGCTTCGTCCCATCCTCACCGCCATCCTTATGGACAACACAGCCAGCATAGCAGCCCGGCAGAGC TGTGCCAGAGCTTTGGGGATGTGCTGTTACGTCTCTGCTGCTGAAGATGGAGAG GACCTGATCAAGTCCTTGGCCCTCCTGGAGAGCATATTCATGTCTTCCTACCCCAACAGAGAGGGAATGCTGCCAACACCCAAGCTGGGCAGTCCTGGCCTCCACTGTGCCGCCCTGCAGGCCTGGTCTCTGCTGGTCACACTCTGCCCTGCATCTCGACTCACAGTGCTGCTCGGCCT TCACCTCCCCAAGCTACAGGCATGTCTGGAGAGCAGTGACGTCAACTACAGGATCGCTGTGGGAGAAACCATCGCTCTGCTGGTGGAGCTGGGAAGAGATATAGACGAG GAGTTCGAGGTGGATGACAGTGAGAGTCTGTGTCAGTGTCTGAAGAGCTTAGCCACAGATGGCAACAAACACAGAGCCAAGAACGACAGACGGAAACAACGCTCCATCTTCAGAGAAGTGCTTCATTACATCGAG AACGAAGACTTCACAGAGGAGAAGATCAGGTTTGGAGTGGAGAGTGTTTATATCGACagctggatgaggagaagaaTATATGATGCCTTCAAAGAGATCCTGGAGTCTGGAGTGAGACACCACTTACAG TTCAACCCACTACTAAGAGACATCTTCGGCCTCGGGGCTCCCCTCATTCTGGACACTGGTGTTAAAGTCAACAAGATTTCCCGCTTTGAGAAG CATCTTTTCAATTCAGCTGCGTTTAAGGCCAGGACGAAACAGAGGAACAAAGTCAGGGACAAGCGGGCTGACGTCATGTGA